From a region of the Candidatus Methylomirabilota bacterium genome:
- the lptB gene encoding LPS export ABC transporter ATP-binding protein, with translation MEGLVAQGLVKWFKSRKVVDSVSLDIQRGEVVGLLGPNGAGKTTSFYMMVGLLPTDGGRIFLEGEEITRLPMYQRCRMGVGYLPQESSVFRKLTVEENLLAILETLDVSGPERRQRARQLLDELDLTALAPYPAYTLSGGERRRLEITRALVTTPQYLLLDEPFTGIDPIAIADIQHIVGRLRERGIGILITDHNVRETLAITDRAYILYDGKILVSGTATEIASNPVAREIYLGDRFAL, from the coding sequence ATGGAAGGGCTGGTCGCGCAGGGGCTCGTGAAGTGGTTCAAGAGCCGGAAGGTCGTCGACAGCGTGTCGCTCGACATCCAGCGCGGCGAGGTCGTCGGCCTCCTCGGCCCGAACGGCGCGGGCAAGACGACGTCCTTCTACATGATGGTCGGGCTCCTGCCGACGGACGGCGGGCGGATCTTCCTCGAGGGTGAGGAGATCACGCGACTGCCGATGTACCAGCGGTGCCGGATGGGGGTCGGGTACCTCCCGCAGGAATCGTCCGTCTTCCGGAAGCTCACCGTGGAGGAGAACCTTCTCGCGATCCTCGAGACGCTCGACGTCTCGGGCCCCGAGCGCCGGCAGCGGGCGCGCCAGCTCCTCGACGAGCTCGACCTGACGGCGCTCGCGCCCTATCCCGCGTACACGCTCTCGGGCGGGGAGCGGCGGCGCCTCGAGATCACGCGGGCCCTCGTCACCACGCCGCAGTACCTCCTGCTCGACGAGCCGTTCACGGGCATCGACCCGATCGCGATCGCCGACATCCAGCACATCGTCGGCCGCCTGCGCGAGCGCGGGATCGGCATCCTCATCACCGACCACAACGTGCGCGAGACGCTCGCGATCACCGACCGCGCGTACATCCTCTACGACGGCAAGATCCTCGTCTCGGGCACCGCCACCGAAATCGCCAGCAACCCGGTCGCGCGCGAGATCTACCTCGGCGACCGGTTCGCCCTCTAG
- the lptA gene encoding lipopolysaccharide transport periplasmic protein LptA has protein sequence MRRRRALLAGLVAAALALLPAAAGPAAQTAVAPGPVKGKDRDDRSQPLTVDADRMERYGKESLVVFTGNVVARQNNSVQYADRMEVYLDEKGDRVLRAISTGAVRIITRDCRTGTARRAEYDDLEQRVVLIGNARVWQDDNVVSGDTITIYLSEDRSIVQGARQERVKAVFYPREDAKKDGPPRKAGEPCKN, from the coding sequence GTGAGACGGCGGCGCGCGCTGCTCGCCGGCCTCGTGGCCGCCGCCCTCGCGCTCCTGCCCGCGGCCGCCGGCCCCGCCGCGCAGACGGCGGTGGCGCCGGGCCCCGTCAAGGGGAAGGACCGGGACGACCGCAGCCAGCCCCTCACCGTGGACGCCGACCGCATGGAGCGTTACGGCAAGGAGAGTCTCGTCGTCTTCACCGGCAACGTCGTCGCGCGCCAGAACAACTCCGTCCAGTACGCGGACCGCATGGAGGTCTATCTCGACGAGAAGGGCGACCGCGTGCTCCGCGCGATCTCGACCGGGGCCGTCCGGATCATCACGCGCGACTGCCGCACGGGCACCGCCCGGCGCGCCGAGTACGACGACCTCGAGCAGCGCGTCGTCCTCATCGGCAACGCCCGCGTCTGGCAGGACGACAACGTGGTGAGCGGCGACACGATCACGATCTATCTGTCCGAGGACCGCTCGATCGTCCAGGGCGCGCGCCAGGAGCGCGTGAAGGCGGTCTTCTACCCGCGCGAGGACGCCAAGAAGGACGGCCCGCCGCGGAAGGCGGGCGAGCCGTGCAAGAACTGA